In the Trichoderma atroviride chromosome 4, complete sequence genome, GATTGAATCCGAGATGCCGGTTGATATGTCTTTTGCTCCCTGGGATCCTGAAAAAGGAAGCGTCGAGAAGCTGTCGGACCACGCAAAGAGCACCATCCATGCAGCGGCTGCAAAAGAAGTAGCACAGAATATGATTGCGCAGAGCAATCTAGATTCCATGTACTTTAGTGGAAAGGTCActattctctctttctctctctccccctctccctctctttctttctttcttctttctctggaATGCTACTGACAACCTTCCTAGGCCCTGGCCAAGTTTGCAACAATCCTCTACGTGATCAAGCACATGTTGGGCGATAAAGCTCTAACAAACACTGGACTGGGGCAACTCAAGGCGGCATTTGCCACGTTTGCAGCCAATGAACAAAAGTTTCCTCTTGTTCACGAAAGTAAGTCAATTTCTCTTctatgctgctgctattctGCAAACATACGCCGTGATGCTAACAAGCCATGCTATTACAGCCGCTTGGGGTGGCATTGTATCATCTGCAAGCTATGTCACGGGTAATTCTGGCGCCGACTTTGGAAACACGTACTACAATGATCACCATTTCCACTACGGCTATCACATTCTTGCTGCCGCAATCATTGGTCACCTGGATTCAGACTGGCTCAAGCAAAACAGAGACTATGTCAACATTCTGGTTCGAGATGTAGCCAATCCCAGCGCCAAAGACAAGCTCTTTCCCATGTGGCGCAACTTTGACTGGTACCACGGCCACAGCTGGGCTCACGGTCTCTATGCCGCTATGGACGGCAAGGTAATTGAAATTCTCTCAAGATGGCTGTGCTTCCTGATTTGCTAATGACAACCAGGACCAAGAATCAAGCTCAGAGGACATGATGCACGCGTATGCCATCAAAATGTGGGGCAAGGTCAGCAAGAATGCTGATCTCGAGGCAAGGtaatgaagagagaggctgtGAGCGGTCATGGATATGTCTTGGCGGCTAATATCGAGAATAGGGGCAACTTgcagctctccatcatcgcccgTAGCTTGCAGAATTATTACCTGTACAAAGACGACAACAAGGTACAGCCCAAGCAGTTTATAGGCAACAAAGTCGCAGGCATCCTTTTCGAGAACAAGGTGGATCATACGACGTATTTTGATCCTAACATTGAGGCCATTCAAGGGATTCACATGATCCCTATCCTACCCTCGACGCCGTTCGTGAGGACCAAGGATTTTGTACAGGAGGAATGGGACGCATTTTTCAGCAATGGTAGGATTGATGACATTGGCAACGCCTGGAAGGGCATCATTTGGGCTAGCTATGCCTCAGTCGAGCCCAAGAAGGCATGGGAATTCTTTAGCTCGCGGTCGTTTAGCCCTCAGTGGCTGGATGGCGGAGCATCGCTGACGTGGTTTATGGCTTATTCTGCCGGTAAGTTCTGGGCACGCTGGGCAGCGTAGCTTGTCCAAGCTGGTTGGGCCTGATGTGATGCTAACGGGCAGTGCTAGCTCTTGGAGAAATATGATGAGACACGAAAAGTGCCTCTTTGATCGATTCAGTACATGGCGACTGGGGATTAGCAAAGAGGCTGGACAGAGACCGGGGCGAGCTAGACATTGAAACTGTCCGTTTAGCTCggcttggcagctttgcTGTTTGGTAACGTGGACGGTGGTGCGAGGCTGAGCCTGTACATGGATGACAAGAGCGGAAGTTGGACTCGGTTACGTGGTGGCATTTGTCTGTTCTGGTCCGTGTTGCTCCTTTGGAGGCGGCGTTTTGGTGCGTGTTGATGCGTGGCTGACTAAGGCCGGGGTGGAATCTTGAAAAGTCAATTGACGTCGCCGGGCACCGCTGGCGGGAAGTTCGGAGTCGCCCACGCCGGGACCAGCTGGCTGGGCCACACGCAATGTGCCGTCATCTGATTGTCGTTTGTATCTCAGCTACCTGTAACGAAAGCAGCAATACATGTAAATTCTTGAAAAGgcccttttttgcctttcgGCCCTCTCACGGCGAGCTGATACGGTGGAACAGCAGTCAATATAGGAGATCTGCACGTTGCCGCTTCTTAGCATTCTCGAGGCTATCGATAAGATCGAGCTTACAGGGGCCTCTGGGCTTGGCTAAATGCGCCAAGAGCCCGGCTTGATACAGAGACGAGACAAGCTTTGTATGGCGTGAGAAGAATGCAACCCTCCTAATATGGGGAGCGTCGGGGGCGAGTCAGTAGCCGGAAGAGGCCTGTTCTAGAAACTCGGCGGGCCAAAGTCAAATTGGCACGAAAACGCAGAATGGAATTCAAGACTTTTCCCTCGCTAGTCAGGCTTGCTTAGGCATCGAAAGAATGTTTTGTCTAACCATGTCACGGGCTGCTGGGGAAGAAATAAGCTTAATTGCAATATTGCCATTGCGAGTGGTTGGATTTGGGGCTGATTGAGGCGAAGCAAAAGAGGAGCGAGTTGAGATCAAGACGTATCTTGCTGGTGGCCTGCTGGCGTCGATTAGTATAGACAGAAAGTGGTTTAGCAGAGTAGCAGTACATCAGGGGAGCTCTGGGGGAGCACGTGCTCACTTTATAGGCGTTGATTTGCACCTTGAGCCGTCAATTTGCTTTGAATTTCGAAGGGTGTTGTCGTTTGGATATCGCAGCGTGGTTGATGATATAATCTTGCCCTGTTACGTGTACGTGTATTCCACGGGACACTAACGTTTACGTGTGTACCTTTTCTTTGGCCCGAGGTAAACGAAAGCAGCGGAATTCCCCGTCCGGTTGCCAGGCACAGCAAACACTATTAGACGTTCTTATTGGTCTTTGGGCAAGAAAAGGGCTTTCTTTGAGCTGAATCGTGCATATGACGTCGTCGATTCCACACTCTCTTCCCTGAAATGCTTCCCCACCGTCTTTTTCGGATGCGCATCTTAGTACCGGTACATGCACACGCTTCCTGGTTGTTGCTAACAAGCTTTCTTAGGCTGTTGGAGAATTCAAGGGGGGCGCGCCAAATGGTTTGATTCAGGTGCTATGGATACCCCTTTGCTAGAACAGCAGACTCTTGTGACCAATTCGCCCGAGCAAGATAATGAGGGAAAATTAGAAGGGCTGTGAGGCATCGAGAGTATGTGCGTTTATTTGCAGCACTTGCTCGTACAGGCTTACCTGATATTTGAGAAGCCCCAGGATCGGACCGGGGATTATAGGTAGCCGTGCTCGTCACACAAACACGCAGATTTGCGCAACTGAACGCGCGCTCACTGCGGCAGAGGGGGTGTCGTCTGGAGGCCTCCCAGGCCTGTGTGTGTGAATCCAGATCGAGCGCCAAGACGCCTTTTATCCGTGCCATGCGCCTATCGCGCCCGGCGTCCACGCCTTTTATACCACGGCTGGATACGACAGAATGCAATTGAAATCTGGAGGTATTTGATTTTTGCGCAAGGCACCGAGGCGTGAATCCCCTCGCCGGGCTCTGGCCGAGGCAGAGAGCGACCGTGTCATATTCTAGAATCGCTTCTTGTGCCTGTCTGGAGTCAGCGCCAGTGCcgatgccattgccattgccaggTGCCAGGCCTGGAAACgcgcaggtaccggtacatcCGCCGCTACGAGACAGACACCCACGCAGCTACCCGAGCGCTGGGACCCCTTGTGGACCCGCCCTAGCCTGGCCCGGTCAAGCGATTCGCTGATTCGAACAAACATGCGTCCTTTgtccattctctctctcttctctctccattgCTGCCACCACTTTGATTTTTGCTGCGCGTGCTCTTACTCGTGCCAATAGAGaacgagcagctggagaagagaaagatctCCAATTCCCGCGTGTTCTCGTGCACGCTGCGCCATCAATCGCATCCCGCCGTCTCCGGGTAAAATATCGCCGGTCCTGTGTATCCCGGAGCTTCCAGCCATGGTCAAGGGCATATGTAAGTCGACATGGTTTATTATTGTCCCAGTATCGCCCAGACCGATATGCGTGCCATTACATTGCAAATCTAAAGCCCTTCTCTGCTTcgtctcctcttttccaCCCCCAAAGCTGCAATCGGTGACATAAACCCCCCAGAATTAAACGCCACGCTGCTTTTATAACAAGCGatctttttcccctccctcctctcaAAATTGTCTACACCCACGCCCctcaaagagagagagagtacaaaaaaaaactcagCCAGCCTTGTGTGGCACTCTCGCTTTATTACTTCATCCCTGCCTCGTCTTGGCCCAATTTTGTGTCCCCATCCTACCGTACTCTACATCTTAGGTCCTTGGCTAGCCGCGATCCCCTCCTGTGTTCCTACGGATTTTGAGACTTAATATTGTGGCTGCGATCGCTGTTCCTGCTTCCTACAAACTTTACTTTCAGCCGCGGACAACTTTTTAACTTTCAACTTTTCAACCTTCAACTCTCCCTTCCAACACGCGCGCATTCGTTTGATCACCACGCTTTATCTATTTGCTCCCTTTTCTTGCACTGACGCAAACGATTCCGCCTTTCGTTCTTCCAAGTCGCTCGCTAATTGCAATTCGTCGTTTTCTTGTAATTCAGCCAATCTCAGCCGCTCGACAAGCATTCGACGAACCATGAGCAACAAACCAAGCTCCAACGAGCGCACGCCGCTGCTCAATGGCGAGGGCGCCTCGTCCAATGGCACCCCGAATCATAACCATATCCAGAGCAGCAACAATGAGCGCTCCGCAGCCTTCCGGTTCTTCTTCGACTCCAAGCACACGCCGGGCACCCATAGCGAAAACATTGCTGTCCGATCACTTGCCTACTCTTGGCATATTTTCAAGGTC is a window encoding:
- a CDS encoding uncharacterized protein (CAZy:GH81), translated to MSFAPWDPEKGSVEKLSDHAKSTIHAAAAKEVAQNMIAQSNLDSMYFSGKALAKFATILYVIKHMLGDKALTNTGLGQLKAAFATFAANEQKFPLVHETAWGGIVSSASYVTGNSGADFGNTYYNDHHFHYGYHILAAAIIGHLDSDWLKQNRDYVNILVRDVANPSAKDKLFPMWRNFDWYHGHSWAHGLYAAMDGKDQESSSEDMMHAYAIKMWGKVSKNADLEARGNLQLSIIARSLQNYYLYKDDNKVQPKQFIGNKVAGILFENKVDHTTYFDPNIEAIQGIHMIPILPSTPFVRTKDFVQEEWDAFFSNGRIDDIGNAWKGIIWASYASVEPKKAWEFFSSRSFSPQWLDGGASLTWFMAYSAALGEI